One part of the Dermacentor andersoni chromosome 2, qqDerAnde1_hic_scaffold, whole genome shotgun sequence genome encodes these proteins:
- the LOC126540486 gene encoding uncharacterized protein, protein MKACLWISLLSLVAVAYGASVATETAVPNLVLTKEMQAEVVQEAGKSLETLGKILQGKDVASTKEEQDEVLQVLRALTSDEALSDDAAEYIWPIIARGVVQGGVAHGVHKWLNRRA, encoded by the exons ATGAAGGCCTGCCTGTGGATATCCTTGCTCTCCCTAGTCGCAGTGGCAT ATGGAGCCTCAGT TGCCACAGAAACTGCGGTTCCCAATCTAGTTCTCACAAAAG AAATGCAAGCTGAGGTTGTGCAAGAAGCTGGCAAGAGTCTCGAGACGCTCGGCAAGATTTTGCAAGGCAAAGACGTTGCTTCAACTAAAGAAGAGCAAGATGAAGTGCTGCAAGTCCTGCGTGCCCTCACCTCAGACGAAGCACTGAGCGACGATGCAGCAGAATACATCTGGCCCATAATTGCTCGTGGCGTGGTGCAAGGAGGCGTAGCGCATGGAGTCCACAAGTGGCTCAACAGGAGGGCATAG
- the LOC126540484 gene encoding uncharacterized protein isoform X2, whose translation MQFIHHEDLFVARPAICRHRSLVPQVGLGKPVLPKEAEADALEKAGKALETVGRLLQGENVALNEEVQEHLVNALRVASNNGEVFSEDDSEYFLPIIIRGVVQGAIAHVVHKKLNKG comes from the exons ATGCAGTTCATTCACCATGAAGACTTGTTTGTGGCTCGCCCTGCTATCTGTCGTCACCGTAGCCT agTGCCTCAGGTGGGCTTGGGTAAGCCTGTTCTTCCTAAAG AAGCTGAAGCAGATGCACTTGAGAAAGCAGGGAAGGCCTTGGAGACAGTGGGACGACTACTGCAGGGCGAAAATGTCGCCTTAAACGAGGAAGTGCAAGAACATTTGGTCAATGCTCTTCGGGTTGCGTCTAACAATGGTGAAGTCTTCAGCGAGGATGACTCTGAGTACTTCCTGCCAATCATCATTCGTGGTGTTGTTCAAGGTGCCATTGCCCACGTTGTCCACAAGAAGTTGAACAAGGGCTAA
- the LOC126540484 gene encoding uncharacterized protein isoform X1, with amino-acid sequence MFAINDSLLISCDAIISVVFITLLCSSFTMKTCLWLALLSVVTVAYGATLVPQVGLGKPVLPKEAEADALEKAGKALETVGRLLQGENVALNEEVQEHLVNALRVASNNGEVFSEDDSEYFLPIIIRGVVQGAIAHVVHKKLNKG; translated from the exons ATGTTCGCAATTAATGACTCCCTGCTAATTTCCTGTGATGCAATTATTTCTGTCGTTTTTATCACACTCCTATGCAGTTCATTCACCATGAAGACTTGTTTGTGGCTCGCCCTGCTATCTGTCGTCACCGTAGCCT ATGGCGCAACACT agTGCCTCAGGTGGGCTTGGGTAAGCCTGTTCTTCCTAAAG AAGCTGAAGCAGATGCACTTGAGAAAGCAGGGAAGGCCTTGGAGACAGTGGGACGACTACTGCAGGGCGAAAATGTCGCCTTAAACGAGGAAGTGCAAGAACATTTGGTCAATGCTCTTCGGGTTGCGTCTAACAATGGTGAAGTCTTCAGCGAGGATGACTCTGAGTACTTCCTGCCAATCATCATTCGTGGTGTTGTTCAAGGTGCCATTGCCCACGTTGTCCACAAGAAGTTGAACAAGGGCTAA